A region from the Triplophysa rosa linkage group LG4, Trosa_1v2, whole genome shotgun sequence genome encodes:
- the herc3 gene encoding probable E3 ubiquitin-protein ligase HERC3: protein MSIMMLCWGSCSWGQLGIGMSEVTVAEPRSCCVFDGRGLKEVACGTHHSVFLLHDGSVYTCGSNSHGQLGHDKGGSRPELVGSLDAQKIAGVASGQTHSLAVNEQGQVFAWGSGKGGQLGLGTAEEAVRVPRLIKKLCEHRISQVMCGNQHCIALSKDGQVFVWGENASGQLGLGKGEPSTRSPQPLKSLGGIPLAQISAGGDHSFALSLSGAVFGWGKNSAGQLGLNDELDRAVPCHIKFLRSQKVVFISCGEEHTAALTKEGGLFTFGNGLRGQLGHDSTHSEPLPRRVMELMGTEVSQIACGRHHTLAFVPSTGLLYAFGCNAQGQLGTGLIGNSKSPLPVRNNHPLCTGNTHTKAERYYISKIHSGGDHNFLLLSNKERTCCPEDFRIMNTTKSITLINSESLDSWRIKLHDNCDSSITNDIIVLLSSTACWNASFLDQSDDGHFKTNPKVPGIDFDAVRLLFDTLMKPTFSRLLEQVTKSFESLLIPQLPCSPPDVEAMRIYLILSECPALQDSKNYISLTIPLAMAILRLDANPSKVLDNWWSLVDCEVFSRLVEMYKSIVVFLLAGGRALLMPVFLESYICAALRLLEKLHKVNLKARRVEYNHFYIPDIASLVDIQEDYLKWFLRKADIKMRYPPVQSSVTLCAYPFLLNAQAKTTVLQTDAELQMQMAVSGANLHNVFMLLTMEPLLARNPFLVLHVRRNHLVSDALRELTVYNDIDLKKPLKVIFDGEEAVDAGGVTKEFFLLLLKELMDPIYGMFTQYTDSNLLWFSDKCFVEHNWFHLIGIICGLAIYNSTVVDLHFPLVLYKKLLNVSPTLDDLKELSPTEGRSLQQLLDFDGDVEETFCLNFTITREYYGITEVKELVQGGKTIAVDKTNRKEFVQAYLQYVFTDSVQEQYSAFSSGFLKVCGGEILSLFQPSELMAMVVGNNNYNWEEMEKNATYKGEFSAYHPTVGMFWEVFHEFPLEKKKQFLLFLTGSDRIPIHGMASLRIVLQSTAAEKHYLPVAHTCYNMLDMPCYQTKETLRQRLTQAVEQYEGFSLV from the exons ATGTCAATCATGATGCTGTGCTGGGGAAGCTGCTCTTGGGGTCAGCTGGGAATCGGCATGTCGGAGGTGACTGTTGCCGAGCCGAGGAGCTGTTGCGTGTTCGACGGGAGGGGTCTTAAAGAAGTGGCGTGCGGAACCCACCACTCGGTCTTCCTGTTGCATGATGGGAGCGTGTACACATGTGGCTCTAACAGTCACGGTCAGCTGGGCCATGACAAAGGAGGATCCAGACCAG AGCTGGTTGGATCTCTGGATGCTCAGAAGATAGCTGGAGTGGCCAGTGGTCAGACTCATTCTCTGGCTGTGAATGAGCAGGGTCAGGTGTTTGCCTGGGGCTCCGGTAAAGGAGGACAGCTCGGTCTGGGTACAGCCGAGGAGGCGGTCCGTGTGCCCAG GTTGATCAAAAAGTTGTGCGAACATCGAATCTCACAAGTTATGTGCGGCAACCAACATTGTATAGCACTTTCAAAAG ACGGTCAGGTGTTCGTGTGGGGGGAGAACGCCAGCGGTCAGCTGGGATTAGGGAAGGGAGAGCCGAGCACTCGGTCCCCGCAGCCTCTCAAATCTTTGGGTGGGATTCCACTGGCTCAGATCAGCGCTGGAGGAGATCACAGCTTCGCTCTGTCCCTCTCTGGAGCCGTGTTCGGCTGGGGGAAGAACAGCGCCGGGCAGCTGGGACTCAATGATGAACTAG ATCGGGCCGTTCCCTGCCATATTAAGTTTCTGAGGTCACAGAAAGTCGTCTTCATCAGCTGTGGAGAGGAACATACCGCTGCATTAACTAAG GAAGGAGGTCTGTTCACATTTGGAAACGGTTTGAGAGGACAGCTGGGCCACGACTCCACACACAGCGAGCCTCTTCCACGCCGAGTCATGGAGCTCATGGGTACTGAGGTGTCTCAGATCGCCTGTGGACG GCATCACACCCTGGCCTTCGTGCCCTCCACAGGTCTGCTGTACGCATTCGGCTGCAACGCCCAGGGGCAGCTGGGCACCGGCCTCATAGGAAACTCCAAGAGCCCACTTCCTGTCCGCAACAACCATCCCCTGTGCACTggaaatacacacacaa AAGCAGAACGCTACTACATCAGTAAAATTCACAGCGGAGGCGATCACAATTTCCTCTTGTTGTCTAACAAGGAG AGAACGTGTTGTCCCGAGGATTTTCGCATTATGAATACCACCAAGAGCATCACGCTGATTAATTCTGAGAGTCTGGACAGCTGGAGGATAAAACTCCACGACAACTGCGATTCAAGCATCACAAA TGACATCATAGTCCTGTTGTCCTCGACCGCTTGTTGGAACGCCAGCTTCTTGGACCAAAG TGATGATGGCCATTTCAAAACCAACCCTAAAGTCCCTGGCATCGACTTCGATGCAGTCCGACTGCTGTTTGACACTCTCATGAAACCGACCTTCTCGAGACTTCTggagcag GTTACGAAGAGCTTCGAGAGTTTGTTGATCCCTCAGCTGCCCTGCTCTCCTCCAGACGTGGAGGCCATGAGGATCTACCTGATCCTGTCGGAATGTCCCGCGCTCCAAGACTCCAAAAACTACATCTCTCTCACCATCCCTCTCGCCATGGCCATCCTCCGACTGGACGCCAACCCCAGCAAAGTGCTCG ATAACTGGTGGTCTCTGGTGGATTGTGAAGTGTTCTCCAGGTTAGTGGAGATGTATAAAAGCATCGTGGTGTTTCTGTTGGCTGGTGGTAGAGCGCTCCTGATGCCCGTGTTTCTGGAGAGCTACATCTGCGCTGCGTTACGACTGCTGGAGAAACTGCACAAG GTCAACCTGAAAGCCCGTCGTGTGGAGTACAACCACTTCTACATCCCTGACATCGCCAGCCTGGTGGACATCCAGGAAGACTACCTCAAGTGGTTTCTGCGTAAAGCCGATATT AAAATGCGATACCCTCCGGTGCAG AGTTCTGTCACATTATGTGCCTACCCGTTCTTATTGAACGCTCAAGCCAAGACAACCGTGCTGCAGACAGATGCCGAGCTCCAGATGCAG ATGGCGGTAAGCGGCGCTAACTTGCACAACGTCTTCATGCTGTTGACCATGGAACCGTTGCTGGCCAGGAATCCTTTTCTTGTGCTTCACGTACGGAGGAATCATTTAGTCAGCGACGCTCTGCGGGAGCTCACCGTCTACAACGATATAGACCTGAAGAAGCCGCTCAAG GTCATCTTTGATGGAGAGGAAGCAGTAGATGCTGGAGGAGTCACTAAGGAGTTCTTCCTGCTCCTTCTAAAAGAGCTGATGGATCCCATCTATGGCATGTTCACCCAGTACACCGACTCCAATCTGCTCTGGTTCTCTGATAAA TGTTTTGTGGAGCACAATTGGTTTCACCTCATTGGAATCATTTGTGGTTTGGCCATCTATAACTCGACTGTGGTGGACCTCCACTTTCCTCTGGTGCTCTACAAGAAGCTTCTGAATGTTTCGCCGACGCTTGATGACCTAAAAGAGCTTTCTCCTACGGAGGGCAG GAGTCTTCAGCAGTTGCTGGACTTTGATGGTGATGTTGAGGAGACCTTCTGTCTGAACTTTACA ATTACAAGGGAGTATTATGGGATCACAGAGGTTAAAGAGCTGGTGCAGGGAGGAAAGACTATCGCCGtggacaaaacaaacag GAAGGAGTTTGTTCAGGCGTATCTGCAGTATGTGTTCACTGACTCGGTACAGGAGCAGTATTCCGCCTTCTCCAGCGGTTTCCTGAAGGTCTGCGGTGGagagattctctctctcttccagcCCTCTGAACTCATGGCCATGGTGGTCGGcaacaacaactacaactgggAGGAGATGGAAAAG AATGCAACGTACAAGGGCGAGTTCTCTGCCTACCACCCAACGGTCGGGATGTTCTGGGAGGTGTTTCATGAGTTTCCGCTGGAGAAAAAGAAGCAGTTCTTAT tGTTCCTGACAGGCAGCGACCGCATCCCCATCCACGGCATGGCTAGTCTACGTATAG